The Geomonas ferrireducens genome includes a window with the following:
- a CDS encoding efflux RND transporter permease subunit, producing MNLAELFIRRPVMTSLVMLAIVLAGVMGYRLLPVNDLPSVDYPTIQITANLPGASPETMASAVATPLERQLSTIAGIDSMNSTSGQGVTRITLRFALERDIDAAAQDVQSAITKAARQLPQDMPAPPSFQKVNPADQPVLYLVLSSKTLPLSQVHEYADTMIGQRISMVSGVAQVQVYGAQKYAVRARVNPTALAAKKIGIDEVSNALAKGNVNLPTGTLQDADRSFAIQSQGELLDAAAYRPLIVAYRGGAPVRLSDVGTVVDSVENDKIAGWFNGSERAIILAVQRQPGTNTIEVVDAIKKLIPGFRAQLPGSVTLYELYDRSQAIRHSVADVKFTLVLTIALVIMVIFLFLRNLSATVIPSLALPISLVGTFAAMYLLGFSVNNITLMALTLSVGFVVDDAIVMLENIVRHMELGERPMEAAFKGSREIGFTIVSMTISLVAVFIPVLFMGGMLGRLLHEFAVTITCAILISGVVSLTLTPMLCSRFLRPPAEERHGRMYLFLERCFDAMLAAYSKSLTKVLGLRRTTLALTVIMMFLTGYLFWKMPMGLLPSEDLDSFYVTTEGAQGASFEEMVTHQQELAKRIAANPNIKGFMSTVGASGSRVGSNSGFMFVTLKPRSERKDPVDKVIQQLRPKLAEVPGILAFMQNPPPIRLEAQLSKSQYQFILQSPDTQVLYENAAAFEQKLKQVPQLIDVTSDLQLKNPQVDVKIDRDKATALGVTQQQVEDALYYAYGSRQVSTIYAPTNQYQVILELEPQYRLDPSALGLLYVRSSTGALVPLSTMASLSKSLGPLSVNHLGQITSVTVSFNVKPGVPLSDAVAAVEKTARESLPPAINTGFQGAAQAFQSSTSGLTWLLVAAVVVIYLVLGILYESYIHPVTILSGLPAAGLGALLTLMLFHKELDLYAFVGIIMLVGIVKKNAIMMIDFALEAQRKEGKSPLEAIHQGCLIRFRPIMMTTMAALMGTLPIALAIGASSEGRRPLGLAVVGGLLVSQLLTLYITPVVYYYMDRAKERAAHLFAKKAPVPQQ from the coding sequence CATGGCGAGTGCCGTGGCGACGCCGCTTGAGCGCCAGCTCTCCACCATCGCCGGGATCGACAGCATGAACTCCACGAGCGGCCAGGGGGTCACCAGGATCACCCTCCGTTTCGCCCTGGAGCGCGACATCGACGCCGCGGCGCAGGACGTCCAGTCGGCCATCACCAAGGCGGCGCGGCAGCTCCCGCAGGACATGCCCGCCCCGCCGTCCTTCCAGAAGGTGAACCCGGCGGACCAGCCGGTGCTCTACCTGGTGCTCTCCTCGAAAACCCTGCCGCTCTCCCAGGTGCACGAGTACGCCGACACCATGATCGGCCAGCGCATCTCCATGGTCTCGGGCGTAGCGCAGGTGCAGGTGTACGGCGCGCAGAAGTACGCGGTGCGCGCGCGGGTGAACCCGACGGCGCTCGCCGCCAAAAAGATCGGCATCGACGAGGTTTCCAACGCACTCGCCAAGGGTAACGTGAACCTCCCCACCGGGACGCTGCAGGACGCCGACCGCTCCTTCGCCATCCAGTCCCAGGGGGAACTCCTGGACGCCGCCGCTTACCGCCCCCTGATCGTCGCCTACCGTGGCGGCGCCCCGGTGCGTCTCTCCGATGTCGGCACCGTGGTCGACTCGGTGGAAAACGACAAAATCGCGGGGTGGTTCAACGGGAGCGAGCGGGCCATCATCTTAGCCGTGCAGCGCCAGCCCGGCACCAACACCATCGAGGTGGTGGACGCCATCAAGAAGCTTATCCCGGGCTTTCGCGCGCAGCTTCCCGGTTCGGTCACCCTCTACGAGCTCTACGACCGTTCCCAGGCGATCCGGCACTCGGTGGCGGACGTTAAATTCACCCTGGTGCTCACCATCGCCCTGGTGATCATGGTGATCTTCCTTTTCCTGAGAAACCTCTCCGCCACGGTGATCCCGAGCCTCGCACTCCCGATTTCACTCGTCGGGACCTTCGCCGCCATGTACCTCCTGGGTTTCTCGGTGAACAACATCACCCTGATGGCGCTGACCCTCTCGGTCGGCTTCGTGGTGGACGACGCCATCGTCATGCTGGAGAACATCGTGCGCCACATGGAGCTTGGCGAGCGCCCGATGGAAGCGGCCTTCAAGGGGTCGAGGGAGATAGGCTTCACCATCGTCTCCATGACCATCTCCCTTGTTGCCGTCTTCATCCCGGTGCTCTTCATGGGGGGGATGTTAGGGCGGCTCCTGCACGAGTTCGCCGTCACCATCACCTGCGCCATCCTGATCTCCGGCGTGGTCTCGCTCACCCTGACCCCCATGCTCTGCAGCCGTTTCCTGCGCCCTCCCGCCGAGGAGCGCCACGGCCGCATGTACCTTTTCCTCGAGCGCTGCTTCGATGCCATGCTCGCCGCCTACAGCAAAAGCCTCACGAAGGTGCTGGGGCTGCGCCGCACCACCCTGGCCCTCACCGTGATCATGATGTTTCTCACCGGCTACCTCTTCTGGAAGATGCCCATGGGGCTTCTCCCCAGCGAAGACCTGGACTCCTTCTACGTAACCACGGAGGGGGCGCAGGGGGCCTCCTTCGAGGAGATGGTCACGCACCAGCAGGAACTCGCCAAAAGGATCGCGGCGAACCCGAACATCAAGGGGTTCATGTCGACGGTCGGCGCTTCCGGTTCACGGGTCGGCTCCAATTCCGGCTTTATGTTTGTCACGCTGAAGCCGAGAAGTGAGAGGAAGGACCCGGTGGACAAGGTGATCCAGCAGTTGCGCCCGAAACTGGCCGAGGTGCCGGGGATTCTCGCCTTCATGCAGAACCCGCCCCCGATCCGGCTGGAGGCGCAGCTCTCCAAGAGCCAGTACCAGTTCATCCTGCAGAGTCCGGACACACAGGTTCTCTACGAGAATGCGGCGGCCTTCGAGCAGAAGCTCAAGCAGGTGCCGCAGCTAATCGACGTGACGAGCGATCTGCAGCTGAAAAACCCGCAGGTCGACGTGAAGATAGACCGGGACAAGGCGACCGCGCTCGGGGTCACCCAACAGCAGGTCGAGGACGCCCTCTACTACGCTTACGGCTCGCGGCAGGTGTCCACCATCTACGCGCCGACGAACCAGTACCAGGTGATCCTGGAACTGGAGCCGCAGTACCGTCTCGATCCGTCGGCCCTGGGGCTCCTGTACGTGAGGTCCTCGACCGGGGCGCTGGTGCCGCTCTCCACGATGGCCTCGCTCTCGAAGTCGCTCGGGCCGCTGTCGGTGAACCACCTGGGGCAGATCACGAGCGTCACGGTCTCCTTCAACGTGAAGCCCGGCGTCCCGTTGAGCGATGCGGTGGCGGCGGTAGAGAAGACGGCGCGCGAGTCGCTCCCTCCGGCGATCAACACCGGGTTCCAGGGGGCGGCGCAGGCGTTCCAGTCCTCGACGAGCGGGCTCACCTGGCTCCTTGTCGCGGCGGTGGTGGTGATCTACCTGGTGCTCGGCATCCTCTACGAGAGCTACATCCACCCGGTGACCATCCTCTCCGGGCTTCCGGCGGCAGGGCTCGGCGCGCTCCTGACCCTCATGCTCTTCCACAAGGAGCTCGACCTGTACGCCTTCGTCGGGATCATCATGCTGGTCGGCATCGTGAAGAAAAACGCCATCATGATGATCGACTTCGCGCTCGAGGCGCAACGCAAAGAGGGTAAGAGCCCGCTGGAGGCGATCCACCAGGGGTGCCTGATCCGTTTCCGCCCCATCATGATGACGACCATGGCGGCGCTCATGGGGACGCTTCCCATAGCACTCGCCATCGGCGCCAGTTCGGAGGGGAGAAGACCCCTGGGGTTAGCCGTAGTCGGGGGGCTTTTGGTGTCTCAGCTTCTGACGCTCTACATCACGCCAGTGGTGTACTACTACATGGACCGGGCCAAGGAGAGGGCCGCGCATCTCTTTGCGAAGAAGGCGCCGGTGCCGCAGCAGTGA
- the fliK gene encoding flagellar hook-length control protein FliK → MLINDEVQKQVLTILAKTAVTPTADVQQRASALLQLNPGQQVKAEIIANLPNNLYMARVAGELYKLEIPLNVQPGETLEMTFVAADPRITFQMQRPSSETVQLSSFGKWLSDVVRDAPALPPPQEPLVEHPEHAATELAGKLKAGLTQNGLFYESHLAQWAVGGLSVKELLKEPQGKLSPMLSEGDDTGEGEGAIADSRTLPLIKEQLHLLNTGILAWQGEAWPGQQMKLTIGEGNPEQWEQGIEANLSLELPRLGGVEARLRFTPDGVAVELTCANAGMADMLRENSGELRSSFAAKGLHLYKLAAKDG, encoded by the coding sequence ATGCTGATCAACGACGAAGTACAAAAACAGGTTCTGACCATCCTGGCGAAGACGGCGGTCACCCCGACCGCCGACGTGCAGCAGCGCGCGAGCGCGCTCCTGCAGTTAAACCCGGGGCAGCAGGTGAAGGCGGAGATCATCGCGAACCTCCCCAACAACCTCTACATGGCCCGCGTGGCGGGGGAGCTTTACAAGCTTGAGATCCCGCTCAACGTGCAGCCGGGCGAGACCCTGGAGATGACCTTCGTCGCCGCCGATCCCCGCATCACCTTTCAGATGCAGCGTCCGAGTTCCGAGACGGTGCAACTGAGCTCGTTTGGCAAATGGCTCTCTGATGTGGTGAGAGACGCACCGGCGCTTCCACCCCCGCAGGAGCCTCTCGTCGAACACCCGGAACACGCGGCGACCGAGCTTGCCGGCAAACTGAAGGCGGGTCTTACGCAAAACGGTCTCTTCTACGAGTCGCACCTCGCCCAGTGGGCCGTGGGCGGGCTCTCGGTGAAGGAGCTTTTGAAGGAACCGCAGGGGAAGCTTTCCCCGATGCTTTCGGAAGGGGATGACACGGGAGAAGGGGAGGGGGCCATAGCGGACAGCAGGACCCTGCCGCTCATCAAGGAACAACTGCACCTCCTGAACACCGGCATCCTTGCATGGCAGGGTGAGGCGTGGCCCGGCCAGCAGATGAAACTGACCATTGGTGAGGGGAACCCCGAGCAGTGGGAGCAGGGGATCGAGGCGAATCTGTCGCTCGAGTTGCCGCGCCTGGGAGGTGTGGAGGCGAGGCTTCGCTTCACCCCGGACGGGGTCGCGGTGGAGCTCACCTGCGCGAACGCGGGGATGGCCGACATGCTGAGGGAGAATAGCGGCGAGCTCCGCTCCTCTTTTGCGGCGAAGGGGCTACACCTGTACAAACTGGCGGCTAAAGATGGCTAG
- a CDS encoding EscU/YscU/HrcU family type III secretion system export apparatus switch protein — protein sequence MARKPSDMKRAVAMVYNPDESGAPRVIAKGAGISAEAMISLAREHGVYVHQSPELVSMLMQVDLDAEIPPELYQAVAELLAWLYQVDERLAGMRADHL from the coding sequence ATGGCTAGGAAACCTTCCGACATGAAGCGCGCCGTCGCCATGGTGTACAACCCTGACGAGTCAGGCGCGCCCAGGGTCATCGCCAAGGGGGCCGGCATCAGCGCCGAGGCGATGATCTCGCTCGCGCGCGAGCACGGGGTCTACGTGCACCAGTCCCCGGAGCTCGTCTCCATGCTGATGCAGGTGGACCTTGACGCCGAGATCCCGCCCGAGCTCTACCAGGCCGTGGCCGAGCTCCTCGCCTGGCTCTACCAGGTGGACGAGCGGCTGGCCGGGATGCGGGCGGACCACCTTTGA
- a CDS encoding ChaN family lipoprotein, protein MTVFRHMQSMPLPFAAKALLPLLFILLTGCSINKALKVEDRSVVEVPAMISDVSRARIIFVGEAHDAGAHHELQLRVLEALKAQGKHLAIGMEMFEQTSQPALDAYTAGKVPEAAFKKVYALSWRYIPWEMYADIFHFAKDNRIPIVGLNAPRELVQAVARRGFGDLSKEELAQLPPGTNATVSENYLRFMRGYSPSHGKDAEGFRNIAEAQMLRNVVMARRIESYLAANPDRVMVVIAGGAHVRGVGGIPSELRGGLSYRIILPPMPPLNQGNVTREDADYLLIEPF, encoded by the coding sequence ATGACCGTTTTCCGTCACATGCAGTCGATGCCGCTTCCCTTCGCCGCGAAGGCGCTCCTTCCCTTGCTTTTCATCCTCCTCACCGGCTGTTCCATCAACAAGGCGCTCAAGGTGGAGGACCGGAGCGTGGTGGAGGTCCCCGCCATGATCAGCGACGTTTCCCGCGCGCGCATCATCTTCGTCGGCGAGGCCCACGATGCCGGGGCGCACCACGAGCTGCAACTGCGGGTCCTAGAGGCGCTCAAGGCGCAGGGAAAGCATCTCGCCATCGGCATGGAGATGTTCGAGCAGACGAGCCAGCCCGCACTCGACGCCTACACAGCCGGAAAGGTCCCCGAGGCCGCCTTTAAGAAGGTGTACGCGCTCAGCTGGCGCTACATCCCCTGGGAGATGTACGCCGACATCTTTCACTTCGCCAAGGATAACCGAATCCCGATCGTCGGGCTGAACGCGCCGCGCGAATTGGTGCAGGCGGTGGCGCGGCGCGGTTTCGGAGACCTGTCGAAGGAAGAGCTGGCACAACTCCCCCCGGGGACCAATGCCACGGTGAGCGAGAACTACCTCCGCTTCATGCGCGGCTATTCCCCCTCGCACGGAAAGGATGCCGAAGGGTTCCGCAACATAGCCGAGGCGCAGATGCTAAGAAACGTGGTGATGGCGCGGCGCATCGAGAGCTACCTTGCCGCCAATCCGGACCGGGTGATGGTGGTGATCGCAGGGGGAGCGCATGTGAGGGGTGTCGGCGGGATTCCTTCGGAGCTGCGCGGCGGGCTTTCGTACCGGATCATCCTCCCTCCCATGCCCCCTTTGAACCAGGGGAACGTCACCAGGGAGGACGCGGACTACCTTTTGATCGAGCCGTTCTGA
- the purN gene encoding phosphoribosylglycinamide formyltransferase: MGKELKIGVLISGSGSNLQSILDACASGKIAGRVVCVISNKADAFGLERAKKAGIPALHLDHRAYAGREAYDEALVASLREFGVELVVLAGFMRIITQVLLDAFPMRVMNIHPALLPAFPGLHAQRQALDYGAKVAGCTVHFVDCGCDTGPIIMQAAVPVIEGDTEDTLSARIQKEEHRIYPEAIRLFSEGALKVDGRVVTVGA; the protein is encoded by the coding sequence ATGGGAAAAGAGCTTAAAATAGGAGTGCTGATCTCCGGCAGCGGCAGCAACCTGCAGTCCATCCTCGACGCCTGTGCCAGCGGCAAGATCGCGGGACGCGTCGTCTGCGTGATCAGCAACAAGGCGGACGCCTTCGGGCTCGAGCGCGCCAAGAAGGCGGGCATCCCGGCGCTGCACTTGGACCACCGTGCCTACGCGGGACGTGAAGCGTACGACGAGGCGCTGGTGGCAAGCCTGCGCGAGTTTGGAGTAGAGCTCGTCGTGCTCGCCGGCTTCATGCGCATCATCACGCAGGTGCTCTTGGACGCCTTCCCGATGCGGGTGATGAACATCCACCCGGCGCTCCTCCCCGCTTTCCCAGGGCTGCACGCCCAGCGCCAGGCGCTCGACTACGGCGCCAAGGTCGCCGGCTGCACCGTGCACTTCGTCGACTGCGGCTGCGACACCGGCCCCATCATCATGCAGGCCGCCGTTCCCGTCATTGAAGGGGACACCGAGGATACCCTCTCGGCCCGCATCCAGAAAGAAGAGCACCGCATCTACCCCGAGGCGATCAGGCTCTTCAGCGAAGGCGCCCTCAAGGTGGACGGCCGCGTGGTAACGGTCGGAGCCTAG
- the purM gene encoding phosphoribosylformylglycinamidine cyclo-ligase → MEETKITYKDAGVDIDAGNTFVKMIKPLVKATSRPEVLADIGGFGGLFSLNTGKYKHPVLVSGTDGVGTKLKIAFLADRHDTIGIDLVAMCVNDIIVQGAEPLFFLDYLATAKLHPEKGASIIKGVSEGCVQAGCALIGGETAEMPGFYTGDEYDMAGFAVGVVEREKIIDGSSITVGNKLIGLASSGLHSNGYSLARKVILEHMGLGINDTLPGLDKTVAEELLTPTRIYVRSVLNLLRDFNISGLAHITGGGLLENVPRVLPNGCKAVIKKDSWEVPAIFQTIRKGGNIEENEMYRTFNCGIGMVLVVPEREADDIMIRLTGLNETAYMIGEVVKCEPGKECVELV, encoded by the coding sequence TTGGAAGAGACGAAAATCACATATAAAGATGCCGGTGTAGACATAGATGCTGGGAACACCTTTGTAAAGATGATCAAACCGTTGGTCAAAGCCACTTCCCGTCCGGAAGTGCTTGCCGACATCGGCGGATTTGGCGGGCTGTTCTCACTCAATACCGGCAAGTATAAGCACCCTGTGCTTGTCTCGGGCACCGACGGCGTCGGCACCAAGCTGAAAATCGCCTTCCTTGCCGATCGCCATGACACGATCGGCATCGACCTTGTCGCGATGTGCGTGAACGATATCATCGTGCAGGGGGCCGAGCCGCTCTTCTTCCTCGACTACCTCGCGACCGCAAAGCTCCACCCCGAGAAAGGCGCCTCCATCATCAAAGGGGTATCCGAGGGATGCGTACAGGCAGGCTGCGCCCTGATCGGCGGCGAGACCGCCGAGATGCCCGGTTTCTACACCGGTGACGAGTACGACATGGCCGGTTTCGCCGTGGGCGTGGTCGAGCGCGAGAAGATCATCGACGGCTCTTCCATCACCGTGGGGAACAAGCTTATCGGCCTCGCCTCCTCCGGTCTGCACTCCAACGGCTACTCGCTGGCACGCAAGGTGATCCTCGAGCACATGGGGCTCGGCATCAACGATACCCTTCCGGGGCTCGACAAGACGGTCGCCGAAGAACTCCTCACCCCGACCCGCATCTACGTCCGCTCGGTACTGAACCTTTTGCGCGACTTCAACATCTCCGGCCTCGCCCACATCACCGGCGGCGGTCTCCTCGAAAACGTGCCGCGCGTGCTCCCCAACGGCTGCAAAGCGGTGATCAAGAAGGATAGCTGGGAAGTCCCGGCCATCTTCCAGACCATCCGCAAGGGTGGCAACATCGAGGAAAACGAGATGTACCGCACCTTCAACTGCGGCATCGGCATGGTGCTCGTGGTCCCGGAGCGGGAAGCAGACGACATCATGATCAGGCTCACCGGTCTGAACGAAACCGCGTACATGATCGGCGAAGTGGTCAAGTGCGAGCCGGGCAAGGAGTGCGTGGAGCTGGTTTAG
- the rimI gene encoding ribosomal protein S18-alanine N-acetyltransferase, whose protein sequence is MRSDDLDSVLQIETASFPRPWSRKHFEDEISASGSHPVVAETDDLPVAGYLCLKQVLDEAEILDVAVDSRARGRGIGRALVLWAASFCREHAVCVLALEVRVGNVEAISLYEGMGFREVGRRRKYYENGDDAILMDLNIGETEECDAV, encoded by the coding sequence ATGCGTAGCGATGACCTTGATAGTGTCCTTCAAATCGAGACAGCTTCCTTCCCCCGCCCCTGGTCAAGAAAGCACTTTGAGGACGAAATTTCCGCCTCCGGCAGCCATCCCGTGGTGGCCGAAACGGACGACCTGCCGGTCGCGGGTTACCTCTGTCTGAAGCAGGTCCTGGACGAGGCGGAGATCCTCGATGTCGCCGTCGACTCAAGGGCCAGGGGGAGGGGAATCGGGCGCGCCTTGGTTCTCTGGGCCGCCTCCTTCTGCCGCGAGCACGCGGTGTGCGTCTTAGCCCTGGAGGTGCGGGTCGGGAACGTCGAGGCGATCTCCCTATATGAGGGGATGGGGTTTCGCGAGGTCGGACGGCGGCGGAAATACTACGAAAATGGCGACGACGCCATTTTGATGGATCTGAATATCGGTGAAACAGAGGAGTGCGATGCAGTTTAA
- a CDS encoding dihydroorotate dehydrogenase electron transfer subunit translates to MQFKAMVLSNVELSPGYFRMKMTAPQELASSAPGQFLMLKVNDAIDPLLRRPFGLFDVGSFLPEYAGCGAQIYCEILYKVVGKGTKLLSALHHGDLVDLLAPLGRGFDLGPAGEEKVLVGGGVGLAPLYYLAKELKNRGEKVRLFAGGRNRDDILCITEFERLGVETYVATDDGTLGERGFVTQVLEPHLAPGTRIFACGPTPMLNAVAKMAQKSGVPCQVSMEAYMACGVGACLGCVMKGANHTEETPDYRCVCKDGPVFDSFELQWS, encoded by the coding sequence ATGCAGTTTAAAGCTATGGTTCTTTCGAACGTGGAGCTGTCGCCCGGTTACTTCCGGATGAAGATGACCGCTCCGCAGGAGTTGGCGTCCTCCGCGCCGGGGCAGTTTCTCATGCTCAAGGTGAACGACGCCATCGACCCGCTTTTGAGGCGTCCTTTCGGTCTCTTCGACGTCGGCAGCTTCCTTCCGGAGTACGCCGGATGCGGCGCACAGATTTACTGCGAGATCCTCTACAAGGTGGTGGGGAAGGGGACGAAGCTCCTCTCCGCGCTGCACCACGGCGATTTGGTGGACCTTCTCGCCCCGCTCGGCAGGGGGTTCGACTTGGGCCCCGCCGGCGAGGAAAAGGTGCTGGTCGGCGGCGGCGTGGGACTCGCGCCGCTTTACTACCTCGCCAAGGAGCTGAAAAACCGCGGCGAGAAGGTGCGCCTCTTCGCAGGGGGGCGTAACCGCGACGACATCCTCTGCATCACGGAATTCGAGCGGCTTGGCGTCGAGACCTATGTGGCGACCGACGACGGGACTCTCGGCGAGCGCGGCTTCGTGACCCAGGTCCTCGAACCTCACCTAGCCCCCGGGACGCGCATCTTCGCCTGCGGCCCGACCCCCATGCTGAACGCGGTGGCGAAGATGGCGCAGAAAAGCGGCGTCCCCTGCCAGGTTTCCATGGAGGCGTACATGGCCTGCGGCGTTGGTGCATGCCTTGGCTGCGTCATGAAGGGGGCGAACCACACCGAGGAGACCCCTGACTACCGCTGCGTCTGCAAGGACGGTCCCGTTTTCGACAGCTTCGAACTGCAATGGAGTTAA
- a CDS encoding dihydroorotate dehydrogenase, whose amino-acid sequence MQRPDMSVAIAGIEMRNPVMTASGTFGYGAEFADYLNLESIGAMITKGLSLKPKAGNPTPRIVETSGGMLNAIGLQNVGIDAFIDQKLPYLKNVNTPVIANLYGNTLEEYGEVASRLDGLAGVAGIEVNISCPNVKQGGIVFGTDPRAAQEVVSLVKKNTSKPLIVKLSPNVTDVVVMAKACADAGADALSLINTLTGMAIDLERRRPVLANVTGGLSGPAIKPVALRMVWQVAKAVSLPIIGIGGIMTGRDALEFMLAGATAVQVGTASFLDPSAAQRIAREMEEYLVEHGIASVRSLIGALEV is encoded by the coding sequence ATGCAACGACCTGATATGTCCGTGGCCATAGCCGGGATCGAGATGCGCAACCCCGTGATGACCGCTTCCGGCACCTTCGGCTACGGGGCCGAGTTTGCCGATTACCTGAATCTCGAGAGCATCGGCGCGATGATCACCAAGGGGCTCTCCCTGAAACCGAAGGCGGGCAACCCGACGCCGCGCATCGTGGAGACCTCCGGCGGGATGCTGAACGCGATCGGCCTGCAAAACGTCGGCATCGACGCCTTCATCGATCAGAAGCTCCCGTACCTTAAAAACGTGAACACCCCGGTGATCGCGAACCTTTACGGCAACACCCTCGAGGAGTACGGCGAGGTGGCGAGCCGCCTGGACGGGCTTGCCGGTGTCGCCGGCATCGAGGTGAACATCTCCTGCCCCAACGTGAAGCAGGGTGGCATCGTCTTCGGGACCGATCCCCGCGCCGCGCAGGAGGTGGTTTCCCTGGTGAAGAAGAACACCTCGAAGCCGCTCATCGTGAAGCTCTCCCCCAACGTGACCGACGTGGTGGTGATGGCCAAGGCCTGCGCCGACGCCGGAGCCGACGCGCTCTCGCTCATCAACACCCTGACCGGCATGGCGATCGACCTGGAGCGGCGCCGCCCCGTGCTCGCCAACGTGACTGGCGGCCTTTCCGGCCCGGCCATCAAGCCGGTTGCGCTCAGGATGGTCTGGCAGGTGGCGAAGGCGGTTTCCCTTCCCATCATCGGCATCGGCGGCATCATGACCGGCCGGGACGCCCTCGAGTTCATGTTGGCCGGCGCCACCGCGGTCCAGGTCGGCACCGCGAGCTTCCTCGACCCTTCGGCGGCGCAGAGGATCGCCCGCGAGATGGAGGAGTACCTGGTCGAGCACGGCATCGCCTCGGTCCGTTCCCTGATCGGAGCCCTAGAGGTCTGA
- a CDS encoding KamA family radical SAM protein, with translation MEAWEKSLRNCITSPEELAGLFHVQGDELGEVVRRYPMRITPYYLGLISEPGDPIWRQCVPDPEEMHDLVQSPDPLDEERLSPVPGLIHRYPDRVVFLVSTACAVYCRFCMRKRGVGCQGVSPAPVDEAVAYIAAHPEIRDVILSGGDPLLLSDERLEAILAALHRIPHVEIIRVGTRAPVTLPERITAKLARMLKRYQPLYVNTHFNHPREVTEASAKACARLADAGIQLGNQTVLLKGVNDDPLVMRELMQRLLAIRVRPYYIHQMDLVQGTAHFRTRVADGTKVVAALRGHTSGLAVPHYVIDLPGGKGKVEVSSARFSGDGRRLTVTNYLGEEIEYREV, from the coding sequence ATGGAAGCCTGGGAGAAGAGCCTTAGAAACTGCATCACCAGCCCGGAGGAGCTTGCCGGGCTTTTTCATGTGCAGGGTGATGAGCTCGGCGAGGTGGTGCGCCGCTACCCGATGCGGATCACCCCTTACTACCTGGGGCTCATCAGCGAGCCGGGGGACCCGATCTGGCGCCAGTGCGTCCCCGACCCGGAGGAGATGCACGATCTTGTCCAGTCCCCCGATCCGCTTGACGAGGAGCGCCTCTCTCCGGTTCCGGGCCTGATCCACCGCTACCCGGACCGGGTGGTGTTCCTGGTCTCCACCGCCTGCGCCGTCTACTGCCGTTTCTGCATGAGAAAGCGCGGCGTCGGGTGCCAGGGTGTGAGCCCGGCCCCGGTGGACGAGGCGGTGGCCTACATAGCTGCGCACCCCGAGATCCGCGACGTGATCCTCTCCGGGGGTGACCCCCTGCTTCTTTCCGACGAGCGCCTGGAGGCGATCCTCGCCGCGCTGCACCGCATCCCCCACGTGGAGATCATCCGGGTCGGGACCCGTGCGCCGGTTACCCTGCCCGAGCGCATCACCGCGAAGCTTGCGCGCATGCTGAAGCGCTACCAGCCGCTCTACGTGAATACCCACTTCAACCATCCGCGCGAGGTGACCGAAGCCTCGGCGAAGGCATGCGCCCGCCTGGCCGACGCCGGCATCCAGCTCGGCAACCAGACCGTCCTCCTGAAGGGGGTGAACGACGACCCCCTCGTCATGCGCGAGCTGATGCAACGCCTTCTCGCCATCCGCGTGCGCCCCTATTACATCCACCAGATGGACCTCGTGCAGGGGACCGCCCACTTCAGGACGCGCGTGGCCGACGGCACAAAGGTCGTGGCCGCGCTGCGCGGACACACCTCGGGACTCGCCGTGCCGCACTACGTCATCGATCTGCCGGGGGGGAAGGGTAAGGTCGAGGTATCCTCCGCCCGTTTCAGCGGGGACGGCAGGCGCCTGACGGTGACCAACTACCTGGGCGAGGAGATAGAGTACCGGGAAGTCTGA